The following proteins come from a genomic window of Schistocerca serialis cubense isolate TAMUIC-IGC-003099 unplaced genomic scaffold, iqSchSeri2.2 HiC_scaffold_1370, whole genome shotgun sequence:
- the LOC126441762 gene encoding molybdenum cofactor biosynthesis protein 1-like has translation MVDVGSKLVAERTAIARAKVFVGPKLMKLVRENGLKKGDVLSVACLAGIVGAKQTSSLIPLCHNISLSSVAVDIELDSALNCVIITGMAKCRGQTGVEMEALTAVSVSALTVYDMCKAVSHDIVISEIRLLAKSGGTRGDFHRT, from the coding sequence ATGGTCGACGTGGGTTCGAAGCTGGTGGCAGAACGGACTGCTATAGCAcgagcaaaggtttttgtgggacccaaactgatgaaactcgtacgagaaaatggcctgaagaaaggtgacgtacttagcgttgcttgcctggcgggaattgtgggggccaagcagacgtccagccttatccctctgtgtcataacatatctttatcctctgtggctgtggacattgaactggactctgctctcaactgtgtgattataactggcatggcaaagtgtagagggcagacgggcgtggagatggaagctctcactgctgtatcggtgtctgccttaacagtgtacgatatgtgcaaagctgtgagtcatgacattgtgatatctgaaataaggcttctggccaaaagtgggggaactagaggagacttccaccggacatga